Within the Bacillota bacterium genome, the region GCCCCACCTCCGCGCCATGGTTGGCGCCCAGCGCCATCACCGCCATGATGCTCTTGCCGTCCGCCTGCCGCCCGTTCAGCTCCAGCCGCACGGTCGACCGGAAGCGGTTGGCCAGCTTGACGAACTCCGCCGCAGGACGCGCGTGCAGCCCCTCGGCCTGGCCGATCACCACCCGGGTCTCCTCCGTCATCCTCCACCCCTCCTGTAGGACCTCCCGACGCTA harbors:
- a CDS encoding HPr family phosphocarrier protein; translated protein: MTEETRVVIGQAEGLHARPAAEFVKLANRFRSTVRLELNGRQADGKSIMAVMALGANHGAEVGLRVEGEDAEEALRALEAFLRGSGA